From a region of the Raphanus sativus cultivar WK10039 unplaced genomic scaffold, ASM80110v3 Scaffold1845, whole genome shotgun sequence genome:
- the LOC130504866 gene encoding uncharacterized protein LOC130504866 has protein sequence MKKCFVPSYYGKDVHQKLRRLTQGTRGVEEYYQEMEILMLKGGVDESADATMARFQAGLSRDIQDRIEMYEYEDIFELLHKSILIEQQLKRKNPTKGSYGNNYKPSTTKEEKLFVKTKEELKGYQQDDKGKPTTTRSRELKCFKCHGIGHYSNEFYDKVCSLVIDGGSCTNVASEALVEKLGLKTGKHHRPYLLQWLNEQGELKVTEQVMIPITIGRYQDEIVCDVLPMDSSHILLGRPWQYDKRAIHDGFTNRHSFTHRDKKIVLAPLSPQEVHHDQVQLKLRRKEDKDKVPASQTKGILLTAKSSDMRKAVHLDQSMLLFVFKGALLTSSDIAPELPSGFEFVIQDYGDMFPEENPAGLPPIRGIEHQIDLVPGASLPNKPAYRTNPDETKELQRQVDGLMEKGYIRESMSPCAVPVLLGIKVDEEKVKAIKEWPIPTSVSEVRSFHGLAGFYRRFVRDFSTIAAPLTEVIKKNVLELF, from the exons atGAAGAAATGCTTTGTGCCAAGTTATTATGGGAAAGATGTGCATCAAAAACTCAGGAGACTTACCCAAGGCACGAGGGGAGTAGAGGAatactatcaggagatggaaaTTCTTATGCTTAAGGGTGGAGTAGATGAATCAGCTGACGCTACCATGGCTCGTTTCCAGGCTGGGTTGAGCAGAGATATTCAGGATCGCATAGAGATGTATGAGTATGAGGATATCTTTGAGTTGTTACACAAGTCCATCCTCATAGAGCAACAACTAAAGAGAAAGAATCCAACCAAGGGCTCCTATGGCAACAACTACAAGCCGTCCACTACCAAAGAGGAGAAACTATTTGTGAAAACAAAGGAAGAACTCAAGGGATATCAGCAGGATGATAAGGGAAAACCAACCACCACAAGGTCCAGAGAattgaagtgtttcaagtgccatggcattgggCATTATTCCAACGAGT TTTATGACAAGGTCTGTAGTTTGGTGATTGATGGTGGGAGTTGTACCAACGTTGCAAGTGAAGCGCTTGTAGAGAAGCTTGGGTTGAAAACTGGAAAGCATCATAGACCTTATCTACTTCAGTGGTTGAATGAGCAAGGGGAGCTGAAAGTAACCGAGCAAGTGATGATTCCTATTACTATTGGGAGATACCAGGATGAGATTGTATGTGATGTCTTACCTATGGATTCAAGTCACATCCTGCTAGGAAGACCATGGCAATATGACAAGAGGGCGATTCATGATGGCTTTACTAATCGCCACTCATTCACTCACCGAGACAAAAAGATTGTTCTTGCTCCTCTCTCACCCCAAGAAGTACACCATGATCAAGTACAGCTCAAGCTTAGGAGGAAAGAAGACAAGGACAAGGTACCAGCATCacaaacaaaaggtattctTTTAACTGCCAAGTCTAGTGATATGAGAAAAGCAGTTCACTTGGATCAGTCTatgcttttgtttgttttcaaggGAGCTTTACTAACTTCTTCTGACATTGCACCGGAGCTACCGAGTGGTTTTGAGTTTGTCATACAGGACTATGGAGATATGTTTCCAGAAGAGAATCCAGCAGGGTTGCCTCCTAttcgtgggattgagcatcaaaTTGATCTAGTTCCAGGTGCTTCCCTTCCAAACAAACCAGCATACCGGACTAACCCTGATGAGACaaaagagctgcaaagacaagtTGATGGGTTAATGGAGAAAGGCTATATCCGAGAAAgcatgagtccatgtgctgtgcCTGTGCTTTTg GGAATCAAAGTTGAcgaggagaaggtgaaagcaATAAAAGAATGGCCTATTCCCACCAGTGTAAGTGAAGTAAGAAGCTTCCATGGGTTGGCTGGATTCTACAGGCGCTTTGTTAGAGATTTTAGCACCATTGCTGCTCCTCTCACTGAGGttatcaagaagaat gtATTGGAGCTGTTTTGA